The sequence below is a genomic window from Amia ocellicauda isolate fAmiCal2 chromosome 6, fAmiCal2.hap1, whole genome shotgun sequence.
tgtgtgctttttttaacagttttaacAGGTATCTGGAATACATAAATGGAGCTAGATTGGCTATAAAAGGTTACCTCCTATATATGAATGCAATAGATACATAAAAAGTAACTTCACTGTGATTTCACATGGcaatattaaactaaattaattgcAAAGATCAATCTAATAAATATGTAACCATGAACAGTTTTGAGTTTTACTGTGCATATATCCTACATTATACTTAAATTGTATTGTTAGCTGTCCAAAATTGATCATTTACTCACTTTTGTCCTGTAAAGTATAATAAGCttggcattttctttctttaaatggCAAACCATATTTCCAGCCTGGAATAGTAATAGTGGAGTTTAGTTGACCAGTAATTCAAATTGCAAAACAGAAGTTTGAACAATTAGCAATGCTCTGAAACAGCATATAGGTGCTATATTGAAACCCCATGATATATTTGTAGATAATATCATGAAAGCAATGTCTATTTTAAGCTATATACAGTTTAAATAATGGAAACACACACCTTAAAGCCTGTCTGCTCCTAATGTCTTCTGACAGCGATCCCTGAGTTTACTTTTAGGAttactgctttactttattacaatgtgaaaaataaaatacaggagACTAATTTACTAAGGCACTTAAAAAGGTAGATACAAAAGCAGATGACAGCATCCCTGAAGGAATCCCTTTTCAGTTCAATGTAGTTTGTTGCTCTAGTACCTCCAGGTAGTCAGGCTCTGTGTGTAAATTTGCTTTGAGCTCAAAATACTCATTTTTAGTTTGTTCTACCATAACCTTTCTTGGCCTGGTGTACATAATTGTCTCCATTAATTTCAATTCTTCATGTCTCCCCTGACCATGGATTTCAACTGCAGGCTGAAGCTGAGATATATTTTTCCTGAGGTACTCGGTGATGCTTAGTTGCTGGagttccctctctctttcaagGAGGTTTCTATACAATGCATTTGGATCCCCAAGAGTAACGAATTCTGGCGGGTGCTCTGCTGCAGCTCTGAATTTCATATTTGGTCCAGTCAAAGGTGAATCATTCTccttttccaaaatacttctgcAAACATGCTTTGATTCATTTAGATCAAACTCATCTTGGTCTTGTTCTCTCAGGTGAGTACTGTAGCTTGGACTTCTACAAACCTGTACCATGGGGCTATGTGTAGGTTCATTGTACATGTTCACCCCAGGCCTCTGTGCCATGTGATGAGTAGTTTTCTGCCCATACATACTGTACTGCAAGTGTATAGGACTAGTTTCCCTTGGCTGATCATcagtttgtttcttctttgaTCTCCGGCGTCGGTGCAAAACCAGAACAACCAGTCCAGCTGCACAGAAGACAATCATAAGAAAAACAATCAGCAACCCCAGAATTAAAACTGAAAGAGGAATGGTGTCTGTGAAAGAGCTGAACATGCTCCCTGCAGTGCTTGTGGTGGTTGCTGTCGTGGTAACATCTTGATCATTATCATGAGTTGGTGAATAGAAAGTTACCAGGCCTGGACACAAGATTTCATTCCTTAGGGATCTCAATTCAGTTTTGGCAATTTTTCTTGGTGTGTGACACAAAATCGCTCCCACTATTGTATCTTTACTGAGCCTTTCAATCCATTGCTTAAGACCAACCAAATCACAAGAACAGTCCCATGGGTTGTCTTCCAGATAAATCTGTTCCAGAGAGTCAAGTTGGTCCAAGACGTTACTCACAGGCAAGTGCATGAACAGATTATTTCTCAGGTTTAATTTGCTAAGTGGTACATTGCGAAAAATCATAGGTGGTAATGTCTGTAGAAGATTGTTGTTTAACGACAAGAGCTTCAAATTTGGCATTGTGTTAAAAGTCCCGGAAAGTATGTCTTTAATCACATTATATTCCAAGTACAAATATTCAAGATTGTGCAGTCCAACAAATATTTGTGGAGATAACCGATCAAGTTTATTGCCATTTAAATAAAGCTTTTTCAAATGACCTAAACTCAGGAAAGTCTCATCGTCAATATATTCAATTTGGTTATTTGCCAGATTTAGTAATTCCAAGCTGCCATATTCAGCAAATTCATGCTTTATAAGTCTCTGAATCATGTTCCCGGTTAATACAAGCTTTCTAGGGCTTTGCTCTGGTAATCCAAGATCAGAAATCCTTTGAATACCTCTATCTTGGCAATGGATCAAAAGACCAGAAATTGGATGATTGTGACAAGAACACTGTTCAAGGCAGAATATCCCTGGGACAAGAGCTGGTGTTGGTATCTTAGCATCACCTTGTGTTTGCTTTTGATCAGGTAAAACTTTTGAAGATGGTGTGACTACCA
It includes:
- the slitrk6 gene encoding SLIT and NTRK-like protein 6; translation: MFTCIIFIYLFIVAAESQNIQPFKASTKGSCDTLCTCEEKDGVLHINCEERNISKIAKIKVPPAIPFHLNLYKNDIVELNAEEMGSFKNAVSLHLGANSIQELEPGVFSALGSLKKLHINSNFLVMLKEDTFHGLVNLEYLQADTNFIRVIEPGAFSKLIRLKVLILNDNSIEFLPSNIFRFVPLTHLDLRGNQLQTLPYVGFLEHIGRIMELLLEDNKWVCDCEILPLKIWVENMRAQSSIGEVICNSPPHLKGSILSKVKKDALCPSHEEIDLEEPSKSLYMVVTPSSKVLPDQKQTQGDAKIPTPALVPGIFCLEQCSCHNHPISGLLIHCQDRGIQRISDLGLPEQSPRKLVLTGNMIQRLIKHEFAEYGSLELLNLANNQIEYIDDETFLSLGHLKKLYLNGNKLDRLSPQIFVGLHNLEYLYLEYNVIKDILSGTFNTMPNLKLLSLNNNLLQTLPPMIFRNVPLSKLNLRNNLFMHLPVSNVLDQLDSLEQIYLEDNPWDCSCDLVGLKQWIERLSKDTIVGAILCHTPRKIAKTELRSLRNEILCPGLVTFYSPTHDNDQDVTTTATTTSTAGSMFSSFTDTIPLSVLILGLLIVFLMIVFCAAGLVVLVLHRRRRSKKKQTDDQPRETSPIHLQYSMYGQKTTHHMAQRPGVNMYNEPTHSPMVQVCRSPSYSTHLREQDQDEFDLNESKHVCRSILEKENDSPLTGPNMKFRAAAEHPPEFVTLGDPNALYRNLLERERELQQLSITEYLRKNISQLQPAVEIHGQGRHEELKLMETIMYTRPRKVMVEQTKNEYFELKANLHTEPDYLEVLEQQTTLN